Genomic DNA from Streptomyces sp. AM 2-1-1:
GGCGCGGAACGTCGGCCGACCGGTGAACGCGGTACGCCTCACGCTCCGTTCGCCACCGGACCGGTCGCTCCGGCCCCGGACTTACCGGATCATGGACGGTGCATGGAAGACCGAGCAGCTCACGACCCCAGGGCCACGGCATGCCCCGAGCCGGTGGGCCCCGCCCTCCGCCCGGGCCGACCGTCGGCCCGCCCGTCCGCGGCGCCTGCCTCGCGCGGCGCGCACCCCGCGCCCCCCGGCCCCCCGGCCGATCCGCTCGCCGGGCTCCGTCGCCTCGCGCGGTGGTGGGCCTCCCGACCTGTCGGCACCCGGGACCGCGCGTTCGCCCTCGTCTTCACCGCGCTGTCGTTCGCGCCGCCGCTGTCGGGGATCGGGGCGCGGTTCGGGGACCTCCCCACCCACGGAGTCTCGCTCACCGGGGTGCTGCTGACGCTCGGTCAGACGCTGCCACTCGCGGTTCGGACCCGGTGGCCGGCCGCCTGCCTCGCGGTGACGGGCATCTCGTTCGCGGTCCACGAGTCCCTGGGCTGCCCGCCGACCTTCGGCAGTGTGGGGCTGTACCTCGCGCTCTACTCGGCGGGCGCCCACGGGGGAAGCCTGCGCAGGTCCGTCGCGCTGGTGGCGACGGGCGGCTACGTGATCTTCTGCGTCGTCCTGCACGCCCTGGGATCGCCCGCGGGGCCGGCCGACTTCCTCCTCTACTACGCGGTCCTGGCGGTGTTGTGGGGCCTGGGCCTCCTGGTCCGTGAGCGGCGGGCGCACGAGGCCGAGCGGCGGCGGCTCACCGCCCAGGCGTCCGTCGCCCAGGAACGCAGTCGCCTGGCGCGGGAGTTGCACGACGTGGTGACCCACCACGTGACCGCGATGGTGGTGCAGGCCGGCGCGGCGAAGTACCTCACCGGGGCGCCCGAGCGTCTCGACGACGCCCTCGACGCCATCAACGGCACCGGCCGCCGCGCCTTGGCCGAACTGCGGTTCCTGCTCGGCGTGCTGGAGGCGACCGGAGAGTCGGGGGACCGGGAGCGGACGCCGATGCCGGGCCGGGTGTCCGACCTGGTGGAGCAGACGCGCGCGGGTGGCCAGCCGGTCGAACTCGCCGAGGAGGGGGAACAACCGGAGATGGCCGTGGCAGCTCGGCTCACCGCCTATCGCGTGGTGCAGGAATCCCTGACGAACGCCGTGAAGTACGCCGCGGGCCGGCAGACCCGCGTACGGGTGACGCACGGCCCCGGCTGGACGGAGGTCGAGGTGATGACCGCGGGTGCCCCCGGCGGTGCGCCCCGCCCCGCCGGCCCGCATGCGTCGGGCGGCCGGGGTCTGGCCGGACTGCGGGAGCGGGTGGAGATGCTGGGGGGCGAGTTCGCGGCGGGCCCCGCCCCGGACGGCGGGTTCCGGGTGTCCGCGCGCATCCCCGCGGGAGGTGCCGCATGAGCGGCGAGCCCACGACGATCAAGGTGCTGGTCTGCGACGACCAGGCTCTCGTACGCGCCGGCTTCACCACGATCTTCTCCGCGCAGCCGGACATGGAGGTCGTCGGCGAGGCCGCGGACGGGAGGGCGGCGATCCGCCGGGCGCAGGAGCTGGAACCGGACGTCGTCGTCATGGACATCCGTATGCCACTGCTCGACGGCATCGAGGCCACCCGTCACCTGGCGGGCCCCGACGTCCTCAGCCCGGCCAAGATCCTGGTCGTCACGACCTTCAACGTCGACGAGTACGTGTACGAGGCCCTGCGCGCCGGCGCCAGTGGCTTCCTGCTGAAAGACGCGGCACCGCCCGAACTGATCAACGCCGTACGCACCGTCGCCCGAGGCGAGTCCCTCCTCTCCCCGGTCGTCACCCGCACCCTGATCGGCCACTTCGCCGAACGGCTGCGCCCGGCCGGGGCGCCCGCCTCCCCCGAACGCGACCGTCTCACCGTGCTCACCCCCCGCGAACGCGAGGTCTTCCTCCTCATCAGCGAAGGGCTGTCGAACGCCGAGATCGCCGGCGAACTGGTCCTCAGCCCCGAGACCGTGAAGACCTACGTCTCCCGCATCCTCACCAAGCTGGGCCTCCGCGACCGGGTGCAGGCGGTGGTCCTGGCGTACCGGGCGGGCATCGCGACGGGAGGCGGCGACCGGTCGTGACGCGAAGGTGGTCCACACGCCGGCCGCAGCGACAGTCCGGCCGGGCGGCCGGCCGGAGCCGGCCCGGGTACCCGCCGACCTTGCTCCGGCGGTGACGGCCGTCCCAACCGACCACGCGCGTCGGCGTCACCGTGCGGGGACGGGGTACGGAGTCCCCGTCGTACGCGTACGGCGGCGGGTCCCACACGCCGGCGGACCCCGTGAACGCCAAGATCCCGCCCGGTCTTCCGACCGGACGGGATCTCGTGACGTTCCCGAGAGCTACTCGCGAACTGTCGTCTGTGGACCTGTGGGGATTTGAACCCCAGACCCCCTCGATGCGAACGAGGTGCGCTACCAGACTGCGCCACAGGCCCTTGCGACGAGTGAAACTCTAGCACCCTCCAGGGGGTGCTTGGAAATCCGTTCCCCCCTGGTCAGGGGCGCCGGGTCCGTCGGACCTTCCGCGGCCGTCACTCGTTGGCGGCACGCGGTCGGTCCTCCTCGTCGTCGTACTGGTCGAAGAGAGGGGTACGGCCCCGGTCCCGGGTGCGGCGGGCGTCGGCGCGGTGGCGCGGCGCCCGGTCGGCGTCGGGGACGTCCGGCTCCGGCGGTGCGGGCTCGACGGTGCTGGAGCGGGCGGCGCTCCACGTCTCCGGGTCGTTGACCTCGACGCCGCCGGAGGCGCGCGGGGCGACCGGGGCGGTGACGTAGGTCGGCAGCGGGACGGGGACGGGCTCCCAGCTGTCGCCCTGGACCCGGCCGCGGTCGCGCTGCTGGTCCACCCACTCCGCGTGGTCCGTCTGCTCGACGAGCGCCCGGCGGCCGGCCTCCTGCGGGGAGACGGTCGGCACGGGTACCGGATCGGCGGGGTGCGCTTCGGGCTCCTCGTCGGGCTCGACCGCGGGGGCCGCCGCCTGCTGGTGCCGGCGGGGGCGGTTCTCGCGCAGGCGCTGCGCCGCGTCCTCGGCCCGGCGGCGGTCCATGGTGAAGGCGAACCGCCGTCGCTCCTGGGCCCGCAGGTGCACGATGTACGCGCTCAGCATCACCGCGGGCGCGGCGGGCGCCCAGAGGAAGCCGAGGCCCCCGACCGCCGCGACGACCGCGCCGCAGGTGAAGACGAGGAAGAGGACGATGGTGGTGCGCCGGCGCCGGGCAAGGACCTGGGAGCGCTGGGCGCGACGGACGCGCTCGGCGTCCTCCGCTCCGGCTCGGCCGCGTCGCATCGCGGACGCCCCCGGCGCCGCGCGCTGCTCCGGGGCTCTTCCGGCGGGCGGGCGCTGCGCCGGCGTACGGGCCCGGGGGTCACCCCGGTCGGGCGCCGGGTGCTCCACCGCCGGGCGTCCGGCGGCGCGCTCGGGAGCGTGCGCCGGATCGAGGATCCGGGCTTCGGTGTGCGCTCCGGGCGCGGCGAAGGCCCGGACGTCGACGGAGTCCATTCGATCCGTCTCGGCGTCCGG
This window encodes:
- the glpR gene encoding gephyrin-like molybdotransferase receptor GlpR, with product MSSSGLIYAVIVGAWAAYLVPMWLRRQDELNEARPTERFSTAIRLLSGRAAMERRYAKELRERDAEEAEPTVSPDAETDRMDSVDVRAFAAPGAHTEARILDPAHAPERAAGRPAVEHPAPDRGDPRARTPAQRPPAGRAPEQRAAPGASAMRRGRAGAEDAERVRRAQRSQVLARRRRTTIVLFLVFTCGAVVAAVGGLGFLWAPAAPAVMLSAYIVHLRAQERRRFAFTMDRRRAEDAAQRLRENRPRRHQQAAAPAVEPDEEPEAHPADPVPVPTVSPQEAGRRALVEQTDHAEWVDQQRDRGRVQGDSWEPVPVPLPTYVTAPVAPRASGGVEVNDPETWSAARSSTVEPAPPEPDVPDADRAPRHRADARRTRDRGRTPLFDQYDDEEDRPRAANE
- a CDS encoding histidine kinase; amino-acid sequence: MEDRAAHDPRATACPEPVGPALRPGRPSARPSAAPASRGAHPAPPGPPADPLAGLRRLARWWASRPVGTRDRAFALVFTALSFAPPLSGIGARFGDLPTHGVSLTGVLLTLGQTLPLAVRTRWPAACLAVTGISFAVHESLGCPPTFGSVGLYLALYSAGAHGGSLRRSVALVATGGYVIFCVVLHALGSPAGPADFLLYYAVLAVLWGLGLLVRERRAHEAERRRLTAQASVAQERSRLARELHDVVTHHVTAMVVQAGAAKYLTGAPERLDDALDAINGTGRRALAELRFLLGVLEATGESGDRERTPMPGRVSDLVEQTRAGGQPVELAEEGEQPEMAVAARLTAYRVVQESLTNAVKYAAGRQTRVRVTHGPGWTEVEVMTAGAPGGAPRPAGPHASGGRGLAGLRERVEMLGGEFAAGPAPDGGFRVSARIPAGGAA
- a CDS encoding response regulator transcription factor, translated to MSGEPTTIKVLVCDDQALVRAGFTTIFSAQPDMEVVGEAADGRAAIRRAQELEPDVVVMDIRMPLLDGIEATRHLAGPDVLSPAKILVVTTFNVDEYVYEALRAGASGFLLKDAAPPELINAVRTVARGESLLSPVVTRTLIGHFAERLRPAGAPASPERDRLTVLTPREREVFLLISEGLSNAEIAGELVLSPETVKTYVSRILTKLGLRDRVQAVVLAYRAGIATGGGDRS